GATCTCGATCAGAACGCCCTGATAGCTAGGCTGGTATCAAAAGCGATGCGGCCTTGATGAACGAGGCCCAATAGCGCGGGCGACCCGCAGCGCTTTAACAAGCGCCAAGGTCGCCGCCCCTGCCCTTTTCAGGAAGGATGCTTTCCATGAGTGCCGATCACCGTATCGAAGCCATCACCAAGCGCATTGTCGAGCGCTCCAAGCCAACCCGCGAGGCCTATCTGGATCGCGTTCGCCGGGCCGCTGGCAAGGGCGTGAACCGTGGCTCTTTGGCCTGCGGCAATCTCGCCCATGGCTTTGCGGTCTGTTCCCCCGGGGACAAGGCCGCACTTGCTGGCGACACCGTCCCCAATCTCGGCATCATCACCGCCTATAACGATATGCTCTCGGCGCACCAGCCGTTTGAAACCTATCCGGCGCTGATCCGCCAGGCAGCCAGCGAAGTGGGCGGCGTCGCACAGGTGGCAGGCGGCGTGCCTGCCATGTGCGATGGCGTAACCCAGGGCCAGCCCGGCATGGAACTGTCGCTGTTTTCCCGCGATGTGATCGCCATGGCGGCTGGCATCGGCCTGTCGCATAACATGTTCGACGCGGCGGTGTTTCTCGGCGTCTGCGACAAGATCGTCCCCGGCCTGATGATTGCTGCGTTGACATTCGGTCATCTCCCTTCCGTGTTTATTCCGGCCGGGCCGATGACCACGGGCCTGCCGAATGACGAAAAGACCCGGATTCGCCAGCTCTATGCCGAGGGCAAGGTGGGCCGGGCCGAACTGCTGGAAGCCGAGTCCAAATCCTATCACGGACCCGGCACCTGTACCTTCTACGGCACCGCCAATTCCAACCAGATGCTGATGGAAATCATGGGCTTTCACATGCCCGGTGCCTCCTTCATCAATCCCGGCACGCCGCTGCGCGATGCGTTGACCCGTGAAGCCACCAAGCGGGCGCTGGCGATTACCGCGCTTGGCAATGACTATACGCCGTCAGGCGAGATGATCGACGAGCGCTCCATCGTCAATGGCGTGGTCGGCCTGCATGCCACGGGCGGCTCCACCAATCACACCATGCACCTGATCGCCATGGCCCGTGCGGCGGGCATTCTGCTCAGCTGGCAGGATATTTCCGACCTCTCCGACATCATTCCGCTTCTCGCCCGCGTCTATCCGAACGGATCTGCGGATGTGAACCATTTTCACGCCGCCGGTGGCATGGGCTTTCTGATCAAGCAATTGCTGCGCGCCGGATTCGTCCATGATGATGTGCGCACCGTCTATGGCCAGGGGCTTGCCGCCTATACGATCGAGCCGCATCTGAACGCCGACGGCACCGTAGACCGCCAGCCCTCGCCCGAAGAGAGCGCCGATCCGAAAGTGTTGTCGCGGATCGAAGCACCGTTCCAGGCGAATGGCGGCTTGAAAATGCTGACCGGCAATATGGGCAAGGCCGTCATCAAGATTTCCGCCGTCAAGCCGGAACGCCACATCGTCGAGGCCCCTGCCATGGTGTTCCACAGCCAGCAGGACATGCAGGATGCCTTCAAGGCCGGCAAGATGAACCGCGACTTCATTGCCGTGGTGCGCTTTCAAGGCCCAAAAGCCAATGGCATGCCGGAACTGCACAAATTGACCCCGTCACTTGGCGTGCTTCAGGACCGTGGCCTCAAGGTGGCGCTGGTGACGGACGGACGCATGTCCGGTGCCTCTGGCAAGGTGCCTGCTGCCATCCACGTCACACCGGAAGCCGTCGACGGCGGACCAATTGCCAAGATCCGCGATGGCGACATGATCCGTCTCGATGCCGTGGCTGGAACGCTGGAAGTGCTTGTCAATGCCGCGGAATTTGCCAGCCGCAGCCCTGAAGTCATCGACTTGGCGGATAACGACTTCGGCATGGGACGTGAACTGTTTGCCCCGCTGCGCCGCATTGCAGGCCCGGCAGACCAGGGCGCCAGCGTGCTGTTCTAGAATTTATCTTAAGTCCGTCCAATAATCACCGCTGGCCGTCTGCAAATGGCAATTTCTGCGCTTGAATGATGCAATCGCATTTCCAAACGGAAAACCGCTTCGCACTTTTCCTGGAATGCTTGTACTCACGTACGTTAAGTACGCTCCGTTCCGGTTCTCGAAATCACCATTTTCGCCAGGCCAGCAGCAATTCTTGAACAAACTGTTGAAACCTAGTTTTCCGAAAACAAGAGATGTTAGAGTCTGTCTGGTTCAACCTGAACCTGACAGATTCGACAGCACCGTGCACTTTATGCGCAGCAGCCATCATCGCGAATAGCATTCAGAAGCAATGACCCTGTGGGCGAACATCACGGGAGCATGATCGGCGAACTCATAGCATCATGTTCTATAAGCCGAACGACTTCACAACCCTAGGTGATTTTCACAGGCAACCAATTCAACCAATAATGATATATGCCATGCTGCTCTTGGCAAAGAGCCATGGCAATTGCGATGCAGTCGCGTCGATTAGAATGCGAGAGCGTTACTGCCACCTACATTATACGAAAGCTCGAAGATGTGCTGCATCCTCTCGTTGAAAACACTGGCTATCTCAGATTCAAAATACACTAGATTTTTTTGCAAATGAAATACAACGCCCGGCTTTTAATAATTTTTGCATTACGAAAATCATTTTAATTTCATCTTCAATTTTCAATCGAAAATTGAATATAAAAATTGCAATTTTTCATTAAGCTTCATATTTTGCTTTCCTTTTTTTATTATTCATAAATTTTTAGTTTTTTTATTAGATTATTAGAAAGAAATACAAATATTCGCCATTCGAACGGCCAGAATTGATTTCATCCCATATTCCAAGCCGGAACGGCAATGACAGTATTTCTATTTATCGGCCGGTTTTACTTGCCGATAAATCTCGATGCCTGATTGCTTCACAATTATTTAATTCATTTTTCTCTACATTAGTTTTTATTAATTTACAGCCCAAAATGATGGGAAATGATCTTGAAACGAAACGAGGACACTGAGCCATGCTCGACAATATGAAACTTAACCACAAGATTTATGGTGGTTTTGGCATCATCATTGCCATACTCATTACAATTGCAGGGATGTCGGTGTACTCGAACACCGGCAATCAATCCGATTTCTCGGATTATCGCAGCATTGCCCGGCTGACCAACGAAGCGGGCCGCGTGCAGGCGAATATGCTGGAGGCCCGGCTGGCCTACCTGAAGTATCAAGACAATCATTCTGCCGATAATCTTGCCAGTTTTGAAAAGCGAATAGCAACGACCAAGGAGAGTGCTGCCAATCTTTCGTCCATGGCCCGCACCGATGCCGAAAAATCCGCGTCCGCAGGGTTCACGACAGCCGTTGCAGACTATGAAAATGGCTTCAAGGCCGTCGTTGCGGCACAGACGGAACGCGACAAACTCGTCAGTGAAAGCCTCGACCGGCTTGGACCCGGAATTCAAAAATCCACCTCACAATTGCTCGCCGATTTCGACAGCAGTGGCAATAATGTCGCAGCGTACAAAGCCACCCTGTTCCAAATCTCGACCTTCGTGATGCGCTTGTCGGCCACCAAATATCTGCTGAACAACGAGAGTAAGGATTTCGAAGCCGCGATGGCAGCGGCACAGGATGCGCTGGCCCGCAGCACAGAGGTTAGCGCCGCCATCGTCATTCCCGAGCGCGCTCAACGGTTCAACGCCACTCTGGATGATCTCAACGCCTATATCAGAGATCTCACCAAGACGCAGGCGATCATCGCCAAGCGCGATTCCATCGTCAACAATGTCATGAATGCCGTTGGCCCCAAACTGGGCAAGGAAGCCGAGGATTTGAAGCTGGTCTGAAAAAAGAGCAGGACACGCTCGGCCCTCGCATCGATGAGACAATGCGCGATGCGATCACCACCGCCATTATTGTCGCCGCACTCGCCCTTGTCGTCGCCACCGTGCTGGCTTTCATAATCGCCCGCAGCATCAGCCGCCCGATCTTTGCGATCACCTCGGCCATGGGCAAGCTGGCCGACAACCAGCTGGAAACGGATATTCCAGGCCTCGCATACGATAACGAGGTCGGGCTGATGGCCAAGGCCGTCAATGTCTTCAAGCAGAATGCCCTGAAAATTCGCCAGTTGGCGGCCCAGGAAGCCGCTTTGCAACAGAAGAACGCCGATCTGCAATCCGATATTGCCACAGTCGTTTCGGCAGCAGTGGCCGGTGACTTCACCAGCCGCATCACCAAGCATTACGACAACCCGGATCTGGACGCCTTTGCCCATAACGTCAACACGCTGGTCGACTCCGTGGACAAGGGCATAGCGGAAACCAGGCGCGTTGTGTCCGCCCTTTCCAATGGCGACCTGACGGAAGCCATGAGCGGCAAGTATCAAGGTGTGTTTGCCGAGCTGCAAACCAATGTCAATGACACCATGACCAAGCTGCGGCTGCTGATGGAACAGGTGCGCCAATCCGCAGATGTCATCAATGGCGGTGCCGATGAAATCCGCCAGGCCTCCAACGATCTGTCTCGCCGGACAGAGACCCAGGCGGCCTCGCTCGAAGAAACCTCGTCAGCCCTGGAAGAAATCACCGTGGCGGTCAAAACCTCGACCGAAAGGGCGCAGGAATCCAGCAAAATGGTTTCCGAAGCCCGTCAATTTGCCGAGCAATCCGCCAATGTCGTCCAGGACGCGACAGCCGCCATGAGCCGCATCGAGCAAGCCTCCAACGAAATCACCCAGATCATCAATGTGATTGACGAGATTGCTTTCCAGACCAACCTTCTGGCCCTCAATGCCGGGGTCGAGGCGGCTCGTGCTGGCGAGGCCGGCAAGGGATTTGCGGTCGTGGCCCAGGAAGTGCGCGAACTGGCCCAACGCTCGGCAACCGCTGCAAAGGATATCAAGGCCCTGATCACCAAGTCCTCAAATGAAGTGGAGACGGGCGTGAGACTTGTAACCGGCACCGGGGAAGCCCTGAAGGAAATCCAGCAAAAAGTCATCGGCATTTCCAGTCAGGTCACATCCATTGCGACAGCGGCCAACGAGCAATCGACCGGTCTCAGCGAGGTCAACACCGCCGTCAACCAGATGGACCAGATGACCCAGCAAAATGCCGCCATGGTCGAGGAGGCTGCTGCCAGCACATCGAAACTGGCCGAGGAAACCGTCAACCTGCTCAATCTGATCTCGCAGTTCAAGGTCCACAAGGCCGACCACGGCATGCGTCGCGCCGCCTGATCAGGAGATAAGTTTCAAAGGATATGCCGGGGGGACAAGCGCTCCCCGGTTATTCCGATGAAATAACCGCCCTTCACACCTCCGGTTTTTTTTAATTTACCTTTGTGCCAGCTCCTATAAAACGAACCCCAGACGTTACAGGGTCGTGCATTTTATCAACCACACGATGCTGTAACACATTAAATTTTCTGCATAATTTTCTCCTTAAATCGATTTCGACTGAAGGAATTATGCAGTAGACAGGAGTTCATAGTGTCATCAATTTCAGATAGCGATCATCATTCAGGGTCTTCACAGACCGGTCAAAAAAACGAAAGATTGCAAGATAACACGCCTCTTCAACCAGGCTCGGCCAATGGCTGGCGTGAACAATGGTGGCGGATCGTCGACATGAAGATCGGCGTCGTTCCCGTTCCAATCTATATTCTGCTCTTCGTGCTGATTGCCGCTTTCGCCGCCACCGGCAAAGTCCCCTCAGACCTGACCATGTCGATTGCCATTCTGTCCTTTGGTGGCTTCTTCTTCATGCAGCTGGGTCGCTGGCTACCATGGCTTGGCATGATGGGGGGAGCGGCGATCCTGTGTTTCGTCGTACCGTCCGCCATGGTGTTTTATGGCCTCATCCCGCCGCCGGTTGCCGAGGCGATCGACAGTTTCGTCAAGAGCTCCAATTTCCTCTATATGTATATTGCCGCCATTATTGTCGGCAGCATCCTCAGCATGGATCGTAGCGTGCTGATTGCCGGGTTTTTCAAGATTTTCGTGCCTTTGGCAATCAGCTCGATAACCGCCATGCTGGTTGGCACCCTGGTTGGTGTCGTCATGGGGATGACCTTTGAGCATAGCCTGTTTTTCGTCGTGCTACCCATCATGGCCGGAGGCCTGGGCGAAGGCGCAATCCCGCTGTCCATGGGCTATTCCGGCGTTCTGTCTCAGCCGCAGAACGAGATTTTCGCGCAGATTATTCCCGTCGTCATGCTGGGCAGCTTCACAGCCGTGGTGATTTGCGGCCTGCTGAATGTGCTCGGCAAACGCTACCCTCACCTCACCGGTGAAGGCCGGTTGCAGGCGGGCCTGCTGAATATCGACATCAACGGCAAAAAGCCGGGTGAACAGCCGGTGGACCGCGCGATGATTGCCACGGCAGGCGTCACCATCGTCACCTTCTATCTGGTGGGTGTTCTCGCCCAGCGGCTTCTGGATTTTCCAGCCCCGATCACCATGCTGTTTCTGGTGGTGATTGCCAAGCTGGGTCAATTGGTCTCGCCAAGCCTTGAAGACGGCGGACGGGAAGTTTACGCGTTTTTCTCGCGCATCGTGACCTGGCCCCTGCTGTTTGCCATGGGGATTTCCTACACGCCGTGGCAATCCTTTATCAGCGCCTTTACCCTGCAAACGGTGGTCACGGTGGTCAGCACCGTGCTGACATTGATCGGCACCGGATTTCTGTCCGCCCGCCTCGTCAAGATGTTTCCCATCGATGTCGCCGTTGTGGTCGGCTGTCACAGCGGCCAGGGCGGCACCGGCGATATCGCCATTCTGACCGCCGCCAACCGGATGAGCCTGATGCCATTTTCGCAGATCGCCACCCGCATCGGCGGTGCCATCACGGTCACCTGCGCCATCCTGGCATTCCAGCATCTGGTTTAAACACGAAAACGCCGCGCTGTTGCCAGCGCGGCGTGGTCATATCGAGATTTCTTCGTGTTACAGCTTTGCCATGTATTTCGGCAGTTCAGCCACTGTCGGCACAACGATCAGCGTCTTGATGTCGCCGCGCTTGTAGGCGGCCAGGAAGCGCGGATATTCCTGGAACACCACGCAGCCACTGGAATCGCCGCGCACCCGTAGCAGGAATGTGTGGGTGAGGAAGCCATCGCGGCCATACATATTGTTGCCGCCAACCGGCGTCATGCGCAAGGCCTCGACACCATGGAACAAGCTTTCGCGCAGGGTCAGCCGATAGATATTCGGCGGAGTCGCACCACGGTTCTTGATGTGGACGGAGCGTGGATTATCGCGATTTTCGCCGCGGCCTGAATGCGCCACCAGCTTTTCACCATTGGGCATATAGACCGTGGCGCTGGAAATATCATAGACGGCGACACCGCTGCCGCGACCGGGCAATGAGGCGCGCTTGCGGAAGATCGACGGGCTTTCATCGTCGTCCATCACCTCCTGTGAGCGAGCATAGGCCATCACTGTCTTCGGCGCGGTTTTTTCCGGTGCAGATTTCAGCGGAATGGTCTTCGGTTGCGGCCGGGCAGAGGTGTCTGTGTCGGCTTCTGTCTCAGGCTTAGGTGCAACCAGGACTTCACGGAAAGGATCGCTCTTGGGCCGGTTGATCGGCGCTGGCACCACACCCGGCAGCATGGCCACCTGCATTGGCTTGGCGGCGGCTGGCGGTTCAGCCGAAGCAATCGTCACGGGGCCAGCTTGTGGCGGAGCGACGGGATCGCGACCGCGGTCTGCGACCAGGGCGGTAGCGACCGGCTGCAATTGTGCAGACAACGGCTGGTTTATCTGTCCAAGTGGCGGCGCCGTCTTCAGGATCGCCTCAGCAATCTGCTGCGGCGGCATCGCGGTTGGTTGAACTGGCTGCGGCTTTGCCGCCACGGCCTCGGCGACCTGGCTGCCGGTATCGTTGCTCCAGCGCTGTGCCAATGCCCGCTCGGCAATGGAGACGGCCAGCGCCTGTTCGAGGATAGCGCGTCCTGCGAGGTCAAGTGGCCTGGAAACCGGAGTGGAAAGGGCCGCGATCTCGTGGCGGACCTGCGCCATCTTTTCCTTCACCACCTGGGCAGATCGGACTTCGTCCCGCCTTACAGCCGCGACAGGCGGCTTTGGCAAGACCAGGCTGTTGCGGAATTCCGCGGCCATATCCCTCGAAAAGGGAGAGGAGACAGAGGCTTGTGAAAATCCGACACCGTGCAGCGTGCTGAATGTCACGGCAATCCAAAGACCGGCGGCAAGGCTACCGCCGACGAGCGCCGCGCCGGACATCAGCCTGGGAACCAGGACGGATTTTGCGCGCCCGGGCCTACCAGTAACGGTTCTGCCAGTGCTGGGAAAGAAATCGACCGCGAACGCCATACTCACAACTCGTACCCAAACAGCCGGTCAGCGGCTGGCGGCTCAACGCCGCAACTTTTTACCAAGGCTGGAGGATATCCAAGCATCCCCGCCTTCAAGAGAGTGCAACTGTCCCAAATGCATGCCGCGCCTGAGACCATTGCCCTGAAGATCCGGTCCAGAAGACCCAGTCCATCGGCAACAAGCGCCGACTGTCTTTAAAGGATGAAGAAACTTGGTAACCAAAGGGTTTACAAAACCCGGTTTTTATCATCGCAATGTCTCATATTCACGCGAATAGAGGAAACGCCACGGATTTACGGCATTTTTAACGCTGCGCGCAGGCGCAAGCCTTTAAGACGGAACTGCCCGAAACTACCGGATAAGGCGTAGGACCAAAACGTCAGGACGCCCAGCGCATCGACATGGACCTGCGCCTGATCTTCAATATTATCAAATACTTGAAAGACAAGAAAAGAAAGGGATACACCATCCAGCGGCCCAAAGCAGCTCCCCGGCGAACAGCAAAACGGGGAGCTTGATGCTCCCCGCCAATGCGTCTGGTATTTAATGTTTGGTACGCTACCGTACAAAGCGCTGGCTGGCCGAAATTGCTACGCCTGCTGTCATTACCAGGTGCGGACATCCAGAACGCGGTCACGATGGGCCGGATGGGTGCTGAACACGAAGATCCGATCCAGTTCCT
The nucleotide sequence above comes from Agrobacterium vitis. Encoded proteins:
- the edd gene encoding phosphogluconate dehydratase; the encoded protein is MSADHRIEAITKRIVERSKPTREAYLDRVRRAAGKGVNRGSLACGNLAHGFAVCSPGDKAALAGDTVPNLGIITAYNDMLSAHQPFETYPALIRQAASEVGGVAQVAGGVPAMCDGVTQGQPGMELSLFSRDVIAMAAGIGLSHNMFDAAVFLGVCDKIVPGLMIAALTFGHLPSVFIPAGPMTTGLPNDEKTRIRQLYAEGKVGRAELLEAESKSYHGPGTCTFYGTANSNQMLMEIMGFHMPGASFINPGTPLRDALTREATKRALAITALGNDYTPSGEMIDERSIVNGVVGLHATGGSTNHTMHLIAMARAAGILLSWQDISDLSDIIPLLARVYPNGSADVNHFHAAGGMGFLIKQLLRAGFVHDDVRTVYGQGLAAYTIEPHLNADGTVDRQPSPEESADPKVLSRIEAPFQANGGLKMLTGNMGKAVIKISAVKPERHIVEAPAMVFHSQQDMQDAFKAGKMNRDFIAVVRFQGPKANGMPELHKLTPSLGVLQDRGLKVALVTDGRMSGASGKVPAAIHVTPEAVDGGPIAKIRDGDMIRLDAVAGTLEVLVNAAEFASRSPEVIDLADNDFGMGRELFAPLRRIAGPADQGASVLF
- a CDS encoding 2-hydroxycarboxylate transporter family protein is translated as MQDNTPLQPGSANGWREQWWRIVDMKIGVVPVPIYILLFVLIAAFAATGKVPSDLTMSIAILSFGGFFFMQLGRWLPWLGMMGGAAILCFVVPSAMVFYGLIPPPVAEAIDSFVKSSNFLYMYIAAIIVGSILSMDRSVLIAGFFKIFVPLAISSITAMLVGTLVGVVMGMTFEHSLFFVVLPIMAGGLGEGAIPLSMGYSGVLSQPQNEIFAQIIPVVMLGSFTAVVICGLLNVLGKRYPHLTGEGRLQAGLLNIDINGKKPGEQPVDRAMIATAGVTIVTFYLVGVLAQRLLDFPAPITMLFLVVIAKLGQLVSPSLEDGGREVYAFFSRIVTWPLLFAMGISYTPWQSFISAFTLQTVVTVVSTVLTLIGTGFLSARLVKMFPIDVAVVVGCHSGQGGTGDIAILTAANRMSLMPFSQIATRIGGAITVTCAILAFQHLV
- a CDS encoding tlde1 domain-containing protein; this encodes MAFAVDFFPSTGRTVTGRPGRAKSVLVPRLMSGAALVGGSLAAGLWIAVTFSTLHGVGFSQASVSSPFSRDMAAEFRNSLVLPKPPVAAVRRDEVRSAQVVKEKMAQVRHEIAALSTPVSRPLDLAGRAILEQALAVSIAERALAQRWSNDTGSQVAEAVAAKPQPVQPTAMPPQQIAEAILKTAPPLGQINQPLSAQLQPVATALVADRGRDPVAPPQAGPVTIASAEPPAAAKPMQVAMLPGVVPAPINRPKSDPFREVLVAPKPETEADTDTSARPQPKTIPLKSAPEKTAPKTVMAYARSQEVMDDDESPSIFRKRASLPGRGSGVAVYDISSATVYMPNGEKLVAHSGRGENRDNPRSVHIKNRGATPPNIYRLTLRESLFHGVEALRMTPVGGNNMYGRDGFLTHTFLLRVRGDSSGCVVFQEYPRFLAAYKRGDIKTLIVVPTVAELPKYMAKL